A portion of the Carya illinoinensis cultivar Pawnee chromosome 11, C.illinoinensisPawnee_v1, whole genome shotgun sequence genome contains these proteins:
- the LOC122281618 gene encoding uncharacterized protein LOC122281618 isoform X3: protein MMDLITLFSELAATLIILVTRPCSLFKLACFFTMKTVFIVIHTWMELVRATFGFHVNLFSRTMVLTVALISLPVRILNALKRERQLELYLHDIQIELENLEWDRKELVDDLRTAIKERKRMELILAEVEEEHDKAIAKIEQLEGEFQDLKNENLRLKEIKDEVYWSIKGPDDMDNGQNTGFSESSGIPYGISSWKSSYNGSGIFLQDPMMSKDTWGDEEKPKTKFLNFLKARIQPLNPDIISRQLDMDEVLGQRREVAMSHSLFSAVLSLLVGIIIWEAEDPCMPLVVALFTVVGMSLKSVFELFSTIKIKHASDAVALLSFNWFVLGMLTYPALPRVARMLAPMSLMVVDKLVSSL, encoded by the exons ATGATGGATCTGATCACGTTGTTTTCTGAGTTAGCGGCTACCCTCATAATTTTGGTGACAAGGCCTTGTTCGCTTTTCAAACTAGCATGCTTCTTCACTATGAAAACTGTTTTCATCGTAATTCACACTTGGATGGAGTTGGTAAGGGCTACATTTGGCTTCCACGTGAATCTATTCTCCAGAACCATGGTGTTGACAGTTGCGCTTATATCTCTGCCTGTACGAATTTTGAATGccttaaagagagagagacag CTTGAATTGTATCTGCATGATATCCAGATCGAGTTGGAGAATCTTGAATGGGATAGGAAGGAATTGGTAGACGATCTTCGAACAGCCATTAAAGAACGTAAAAGGATGGAGTTGATATTAGCAGAGGTTGAAGAAGAACATGACAAGGCCATTGCCAAAATTGAACAATTAGAGGGTGAG TTTCAGGATCTGAAAAATGAGAATCTTCGGCTGAAAGAAATTAAGGATGAGGTTTATTGGAGCATTAAAGGTCCAGATGACATGGACAATGGCCAAAACACTGGCTTTTCTGAAAGCTCTGGCATTCCCTATGGGATCTCGTCATGGAAATCCAGTTACAATGGAAGTGGTATCTTTCTCCAAGACCCGATGATGTCCAAAGACACTTGGGGAGATGAGGAAAAACCTAAAACAAAGTTTCTGAATTTCTTAAAAGCCCGCATCCAGCCACTTAACCCTGACATCATCTCCAGACAATTAGATATGGATGAAGTTCTTGGCCAACGCAGGGAGGTTGCAATGTCACATAGCCTTTTCAGTGCGGTGTTATCACTTTTGGTTGGAATAATTATCTGGGAAGCTGAAGACCCGTGCATGCCCCTTGTGGTTGCCCTCTTCACGGTTGTTGGCATGTCCTTGAAGAGTGTATTCGAGCTTTTCTCCACCATAAAGATCAAACATGCTTCTGATGCAGTCGCTCTCTTAAGCTTCAATTGGTTCGTACTTGGCATGCTTACCTACCCGGCACTGCCAAGAGTTGCCAGAATGTTAGCTCCAATGTCTTTAATGGTTGTGGACAAACTTGTTAGCTCGCTTTGA